In Gambusia affinis linkage group LG06, SWU_Gaff_1.0, whole genome shotgun sequence, one DNA window encodes the following:
- the LOC122833076 gene encoding extracellular calcium-sensing receptor-like encodes MQKATLVILCAFCIGQVYDCEVTGKFDMPYMFKRGDIMIGGIFPVFNKEITNTSSFKVEPLEVMCEGFDLRAFRWTQMMIFAIEEINKDPALLPNISLGYRILDSCASPTNTVRAALTLGSEPDGMEATLPCPPAISALIAESGSSQSLAVAETLGPFQVPVVSYFSTCACLSDRAKYPTFFRTIPSDYFQAKALAALVKHFGWEWIGAIQSDNDYGRNGVLAFAEEVKKLKICIAFIGTVLRTYPQEKILKVVEMIKQSTVKVILAFVPEGDFYPLMKEIVKQNVTGIQWIASEAWITAARPSTPEMYRAFGGALGFVVQKMNIPNLYPFLMNINPYRDPSEPFVKDFWEVMVGCKPSSNVSDTGAAKICAGNETLMDYTQDVFFNVSQLRVTYNVYKAVHAVAHALHQLVFCRPAGENNVKPCLNVSEIHPKEVTHHLQRVNFRNQFGDDVFFDENGNPPASYDVINWQLRNGQVQHVTLGHFTSTKNGEYTLRIQEDRIVWRTGRSVPTSLCSNVCPTGTRRAQIRGKPVCCFDCLPCAEGTIANFTGATDCTACPQDCWSNDKRNECIPKTVEFLAYHEPMGVALTVVALLGASLSLLTMMVFIRYRETPVIKASNSELSFFLLLSLFLCFLCPLTFIGRPTVWTCMLRHTAFGVTFALCISCVLGKTIVVVAAFKVTHPNNKPAAGHFGPIQQRIIVCSCTLIQVVICILWLKLNPPFPDRVFKYSNKRIVLECNTGSEVAFYAVLGYIGILSVICLILAFLARKLPDNFNEAKCITFSMLIFCAVWITFIPAYVSSPGKFTVAVEIFAILSSAFGLLISIFAPKCYIILIKPEKNTKKYVMRLNASRKHSLERKYQIHNVFTIPVCE; translated from the exons ATGCAGAAAGCCACTCTTGTCATTTTGTGTGCTTTCTGCATCGGCCAAGTTTATGACTGTGAGGTGACGGGAAAATTCGACATGCCATACATGTTTAAGCGAGGTGACATAATGATCGGGGggatttttccagttttcaacaaagaaataacGAACACTTCTTCATTTAAGGTGGAGCCTCTTGAAGTGATGTGTGAAGG atttgATCTGCGTGCTTTTCGATGGACCCAAATGATGATATTTGCCATTGAGGAGATAAACAAAGATCCTGCTCTCCTTCCAAACATTTCTCTTGGCTACCGGATCCTTGACTCGTGTGCCTCTCCTACCAACACCGTGCGCGCTGCTCTAACACTGGGAAGTGAACCAGATGGGATGGAGGCGACTCTCCCGTGTCCTCCAGCAATATCTGCCCTCATCGCAGAGTCAGGATCATCTCAGTCCTTAGCTGTTGCTGAAACTCTTGGACCATTTCAAGTGCCAGTA gtGAGTTATTTCTCAACATGCGCCTGTCTCAGTGACAGAGCTAAATACCCAACTTTCTTTCGAACAATTCCCAGCGACTACTTCCAGGCCAAAGCCTTGGCAGCTCTGGTCAAGCACTTTGGCTGGGAGTGGATTGGAGCCATACAGTCAGACAACGACTATGGACGAAACGGGGTTCTTGCGTTCGCCGAGGAGGttaaaaaactaaagatttgCATCGCTTTCATCGGTACGGTTCTTCGAACTTACCCTCAGGAAAAGATCCTGAAAGTTGTAGAAATGATCAAACAGTCAACCGTCAAAGTCATTCTGGCTTTTGTTCCTGAGGGTGACTTTTACCCTTTGATGAAAGAGATAGTGAAGCAGAACGTCACGGGAATTCAGTGGATCGCCAGTGAAGCATGGATAACAGCAGCACGGCCCTCCACGCCGGAAATGTACCGAGCTTTCGGCGGAGCGTTGGGATTTGTCGTTCAGAAGATGAACATCCCAAATCTATATCCATTTCTGATGAATATTAACCCTTACAGAGATCCCAGTGAGCCTTTTGTCAAGGATTTTTGGGAGGTAATGGTTGGCTGCAAACCTTCTTCAAATGTATCGGACACTGGAGCAGCGAAAATATGTGCAGGCAATGAGACGTTGATGGACTACACCCAGGATGTGTTCTTCAATGTCTCACAACTCAGAGTGACCTATAACGTGTACAAAGCTGTTCATGCTGTTGCACATGCTCTTCACCAGCTGGTGTTCTGCCGACCAGCAGGAGAAAACAATGTGAAGCcatgtttgaatgtttctgaAATTCATCCGAAAGAG gtTACCCATCATCTACAAAGAGTAAACTTCAGGAACCAGTTTGGAGATGATGTGTTTTTTGACGAGAACGGCAACCCTCCTGCTTCCTACGACGTCATAAACTGGCAGCTCAGAAACGGGCAGGTTCAGCATGTGACCCTGGGCCACTTTACATCCACTAAGAACGGAGAGTACACACTGAGAATACAGGAGGACAGAATAGTCTGGAGGACAGGAAGAAGT GTTCCCACATCTCTGTGCTCTAATGTTTGTCCAACAGGGACGAGGAGAGCTCAAATCAGAGGGAAACCAGTCTGTTGCTTTGATTGCCTTCCATGtgcagaaggaacaatagccaACTTTACAG GTGCAACAGACTGCACAGCCTGTCCACAGGACTGCTGGTCCAATGATAAACGAAACGAGTGCATTCCAAAGACGGTGGAGTTCCTGGCGTATCATGAGCCCATGGGAGTGGCGCTCACAGTCGTGGCCTTGCTAGGcgcctctctgtctctgctcacGATGATGGTTTTCATCCGCTACAGAGAAACTCCTGTAATAAAAGCCAGCAACTCCGAGCTGAGCTTCTTCTTGCTGCTTTCTCTCTTCCTGTGCTTTCTCTGCCCTCTGACCTTCATCGGCAGACCCACAGTCTGGACCTGCATGCTGCGCCACACCGCTTTCGGAGTGACATTCGCACTTTGCATTTCCTGTGTCCTAGGGAAGACCATCGTTGTCGTGGCGGCGTTCAAAGTCACACACCCCAACAACAAACCAGCAGCAGGGCATTTTGGTCCGATCCAGCAAAGAATTATTGTTTGCTCCTGCACTTTGATTCAAGTAGTTATCTGCATATTGTGGCTGAAGCTCAATCCACCGTTTCCTGACAGGGTTTTCAAATACAGCAACAAGAGGATTGTGCTGGAATGCAACACTGGGTCAGAGGTCGCTTTCTATGCAGTACTGGGATACATCGGGATTCTTTCAGTGATCTGTTTAATCCTTGCATTTCTAGCAAGAAAACTGCCTGATAACTTTAACGAAGCCAAATGTATCACGTTCAGCATGCTGATATTCTGCGCCGTCTGGATCACGTTTATCCCAGCGTACGTCAGCTCTCCTGGAAAGTTCACAGTGGCTGTGGAGATATTTGCAATCCTGTCATCGGCATTTGGTTTATTAATAAGTATTTTTGCACCTAAATGTTACATAATCTTAATAAagccagagaaaaacacaaaaaagtatgTTATGAGATTAAATGCGAGTAGAAAACAtagtttggaaagaaaatatcaaattcaCAATGTGTTCACGATTCCAGTGTGTGAGTAA
- the LOC122832491 gene encoding extracellular calcium-sensing receptor-like, producing MQTMTFAIKEINKRTDLLPRLKLGFHIRDSCDDIPVSLKASFLLANGQPEGLKGNASQDEAPGLGCEAVNRTVSSVIIGDAGSGVSMALLRSLGSFHIPLVSYFASCSCLSNQREFPTFMRTMPSDAFQIKALAQLVRYFGWTWVGVIGVESDYARFAIQLFLQESVRYGVCAAYTHFYPVGLSQPAIEKLLNVIQMTSSKVIINFSGEAEVQDILREMQRRNLTGFQWIASEAWATSKSLWENSASLLKGTLGFAIQRAAVIPGLQQHLAALTPSAIHRIAFLAEFWEETFNCRLNGSANAHNHGLGSQQSRTPCKGTEVLHDVYSPYSDVTQLRVSYNVYKAVYLVAYALQDMSNCKAGEGPFVKNTCADPKNFKPWQLLHYMKLANFSTLGEEVNFDQNGDPIAYYDLMNWQTGPDGSLDLVKVGFYDASFPAGSSLVINDSAIMWPVGKQALRSVCSSSCPPGSRIARRKGEPICCYDCVPCAEGEFSNTTDSLDCSRCSGDTWPNKARDLCIPKRVEYLSYHESMGVLLCAASVLGVGLSLLIIAIFYTHKDTALVRANNMELSFLLLLFLTICFLVGLLFLGKPSEWLCRIRYPAFGISFALCLSCLLAKTVVVLMAFRSRLPGSPVMKWFGTKQQRASVLLGTTVQVIVCFIWLLTSPPHANHNTNYHSSTIIVECATGSEVGFWLVLGYIGVLACMCLVLAFLARKLPDNFNEAKFITFSILIFFAVWVTFIPVYMSTVGKYIVAVHVFAILASASGLLLCIFAPKCYIILLKPEKNSKKFLMQR from the exons ATGCAGACGATGACTTTTGCGATCAAAGAGATAAACAAACGCACGGATCTCCTGCCGCGACTCAAGCTGGGGTTCCACATCCGTGACAGCTGCGATGATATACCCGTTTCCCTGAAAGCGTCCTTCCTGTTGGCGAACGGACAGCCAGAGGGCTTGAAGGGAAATGCCAGTCAGGATGAAGCCCCTGGTTTAGGATGCGAGGCTGTCAACAGAACGGTGTCCTCGGTGATCATAGGAGACGCTGGCTCTGGTGTCTCCATGGCTCTGCTGCGAAGTCTGGGTTCTTTCCATATTCCACTG GTGAGCTATTTTGCTTCCTGCAGCTGCCTGAGTAATCAGAGGGAATTCCCCACATTCATGAGGACAATGCCCAGTGACGCCTTCCAGATAAAAGCCCTGGCCCAGCTGGTCCGCTACTTTGGCTGGACCTGGGTGGGAGTAATTGGCGTGGAATCCGATTATGCTCGCTTCGCCATCCAGCTTTTCCTCCAGGAATCAGTGCGCTATGGTGTGTGTGCTGCCTACACACATTTCTACCCCGTAGGCCTAAGCCAGCCGGCCATTGAAAAGCTTCTGAATGTTATTCAG ATGACTTCTTCAAAAGTCATCATAAATTTTTCTGGTGAGGCAGAGGTGCAGGACATCCTCAGAGAGATGCAACGTCGAAACCTGACCGGCTTTCAGTGGATCGCCAGTGAGGCCTGGGCGACCTCCAAGTCGCTGTGGGAAAACTCAGCCAGTCTTCTGAAGGGAACTCTAGGGTTCGCCATACAGAGAGCCGCTGTGATTCCTGGGCTCCAGCAACATCTGGCGGCTCTCACACCGTCAGCTATTCATCGAATCGCTTTCTTGGCAGAATTTTGGGAGGAAACGTTCAACTGTCGGCTGAACGGATCCGCGAACGCTCACAATCACGGGTTGGGGAGCCAACAAAGCAGAACGCCATGCAAGGGGACTGAAGTCTTGCATGACGTTTACTCTCCGTATTCTGATGTGACACAACTCCGGGTTTCATACAACGTCTACAAAGCCGTGTATCTCGTAGCCTACGCCTTGCAAGATATGAGTAATTGTAAAGCTGGAGAGGGGCCGTTCGTCAAAAACACCTGTGCAGATCCAAAGAATTTTAAACCCTGGCAG CTTCTTCACTACATGAAGCTTGCAAATTTTTCCACACTGGGGGAGGAAGTCAACTTTGATCAGAATGGTGACCCAATTGCTTATTATGATCTGATGAACTGGCAGACGGGGCCTGACGGCTCTCTAGATTTGGTAAAAGTTGGTTTTTACGACGCCTCTTTTCCCGCCGGTAGCAGCTTGGTCATAAACGACTCAGCGATCATGTGGCCGGTTGGAAAGCAG GCTCTCCGGtctgtgtgcagcagcagctgccctCCAGGTTCTCGTATTGCCAGGAGAAAAGGGGAACCTATCTGCTGTTATGATTGTGTGCCCTGTGCCGAAGGAGAATTTAGTAACACAACCG ATTCTTTAGATTGCTCGCGTTGCTCCGGGGACACATGGCCAAACAAAGCCAGAGATCTCTGCATCCCTAAAAGAGTGGAGTATCTGTCTTACCATGAGTCCATGGGGGTTCTGCTGTGTGCTGCCTCGGTTCTGGGAGTTGGCCTTTCCCTGCTGATCATTGCCATATTCTACACACATAAGGACACAGCACTCGTTCGAGCAAATAACATGGAGCTGAGCTTcctccttttgttgtttctcacCATATGCTTCCTTGTCGGCCTGCTGTTCCTCGGCAAGCCTTCAGAGTGGCTATGTCGGATCAGGTATCCAGCTTTTGGGATCAGTTTTGCACTCTGCCTTTCATGCCTTCTAGCCAAGACAGTGGTGGTTCTAATGGCGTTTAGGTCGAGATTGCCAGGAAGTCCCGTCATGAAATGGTTTGGAACCAAACAGCAGAGAGCCAGTGTGCTTTTGGGAACCACAGTCCAG gttattgtctgttttatttggttGCTTACCAGTCCGCCTCATGCCAATCACAATACGAACTACCACAGCTCTACAATCATCGTCGAATGTGCGACCGGTTCAGAAGTTGGCTTCTGGCTTGTTCTTGGGTACATTGGAGTCCTGGCCTGCATGTGCCTCGTGTTGGCCTTTTTGGCAAGAAAGCTGCCTGATAATTTTAATGAGGCGAAGTTCATCACCTTCAGCATCCtgattttctttgctgtttggGTTACTTTCATCCCGGTTTACATGAGCACTGTTGGAAAATACATCGTAGCTGTCcatgtttttgctattttagcCTCAGCCTCAGGACTTCTCCTTTGCATTTTTGCCCCAAAGTGCTACATAATTTTGCTTAAACCTGAAAAGAACAGTAAAAAATTTCTAATGCAAAGGTAG
- the LOC122832490 gene encoding extracellular calcium-sensing receptor-like produces MCSGASPMLAVIGESGSAQSIVVSRLLQPFRIPMISYFSSCACFTDRRMYPTFFRVIPNDDYQVKAIAQLLQHFNWTWVGLIRGDHEYGRFAVQGLLRELQGSSVCVAYQEMIPLLYNTQRALEIMQVMRRSLAKVVVVFSAEGEMTPFLRDYMKQNITGIQWVASEAWVTASVFTGREFYPYLGGTIGFGIRKGPIAQLSDYLQTVNPQRYPNNVLVGELWEALYGCSPFPSSANHFPVCSGQEVLLNQHSAYMNTSSPRVAYNVYKAVYAVAHSLHNLLLCQPGNGPFENDSCAQSGKILPWQLQYYLQEVKFNMAGEEVNFDLKGDSVPYYDIINWQRGTAGSIEFVNVGLFDGTKPDGEELVIQEERIMWAGHQSEVPGSVCSPSCPPGSRKAVRRGEPVCCFDCVPCDSDSVECIFCPEDFWSNQDRTSCIPKKVEFLAYDALGIPLTVISVVGASLTIGVFVVFFYHRSTAVVRVNNSELSFFILFALTLCFLCSLVFIGEPTVWSCMLRHTAFSITFSLCISCILGKTLVVLAAFTATRPGDNIMKWLGPKQQRAIIFSCTLVQVVICAAWLIDAPPYPIRNTKYESSKIILECSVGSSLAFWCVLGYIGLQACLCFVLAFLARKLPGNFNEAKYITFSMLIFSAVWLAFVPAYVSAPGNYAGAVESFAILASSFGLLFCLFAPKCYIILLKPEKNTKQHLMGKEKR; encoded by the exons ATGTGCTCTGGAGCCTCTCCGATGCTGGCTGTGATCGGGGAATCCGGATCTGCTCAGTCCATCGTGGTTTCCAGACTCCTGCAACCATTCAGGATCCCTATG ATCAGCTACTTCTCATCATGCGCCTGCTTCACCGACAGAAGAATGTATCCCACATTTTTCAGAGTAATTCCTAATGATGACTACCAG GTGAAGGCCATTGCTCAACTCCTGCAGCACTTCAACTGGACTTGGGTCGGGCTTATTCGAGGAGACCATGAATACGGGCGTTTTGCGGTGCAAGGTTTACTGAGGGAGTTGCAgggcagcagtgtgtgtgtagCTTACCAAGAAATGATCCCCCTACTCTACAACACACAGCGGGCCCTGGAGATTATGCag gtcatgcGGCGCTCTTTGGCAAAAGTAGTGGTGGTATTCTCAGCCGAAGGGGAAATGACGCCGTTCCTCAGGGACTACATGAAGCAGAACATCACCGGAATCCAGTGGGTGGCGAGTGAAGCCTGGGTCACGGCGTCTGTCTTTACAGGAAGGGAGTTTTACCCCTACCTGGGGGGCACCATTGGCTTTGGCATCAGAAAAGGTCCCATTGCTCAACTCAGCGACTACCTGCAGACAGTCAACCCTCAGCGATATCCCAACAATGTTCTGGTGGGCGAGCTGTGGGAGGCTCTGTATGGCTGCAGCCCTTTTCCGTCCTCTGCCAACCATTTCCCAGTTTGTTCAGGGCAAGAGGTGCTGCTGAACCAGCACTCAGCCTACATGAACACATCCAGCCCCAGGGTGGCCTACAATGTCTACAAGGCTGTGTACGCAGTCGCTCATTCACTGCACAACCTCCTTCTTTGTCAACCAGGCAACGGGCCGTTTGAAAACGATTCGTGTGCTCAAAGCGGCAAGATACTCCCCTGGCAG CTTCAGTACTACCTGCAAGAAGTGAAGTTCAACATGGCCGGGGAGGAGGTCAATTTTGACCTGAAGGGCGACTCGGTGCCATACTATGACATTATCAACTGGCAGAGAGGCACGGCTGGAAGTATTGAGTTTGTCAACGTGGGGTTGTTCGACGGGACTAAGCCTGATGGAGAGGAGCTGGTGATCCAGGAGGAAAGAATAATGTGGGCAGGTCATCAGAGTGAG GTGCCAGGGTCTGTGTGCAGTCCCAGCTGCCCTCCAGGCTCCAGGAAAGCTGTCCGTCGTGGGGAGCCTGTATGCTGCTTTGACTGTGTACCATGTGACAGCG ACTCAGTAGAATGCATATTTTGTCCTGAGGACTTCTGGTCCAACCAAGACAGAACAAGCTGCATCCCCAAGAAGGTGGAGTTTTTGGCCTACGATGCCTTGGGCATACCCCTGACTGTCATTTCAGTAGTGGGCGCCTCTCTCACTATCGGTGTTTTTGTCGTGTTTTTCTACCACAGAAGCACGGCAGTCGTGCGAGTGAACAACTCAGAACTCAGCTTTTTCATCCTGTTCGCTCTCACACTTTGCTTCCTGTGTTCTCTTGTTTTCATCGGAGAGCCCACCGTTTGGTCCTGCATGCTCCGTCACACTGCCTTTAGCATCACGTTTTCACTCTGCATCTCCTGCATCCTGGGAAAGACTCTGGTTGTTTTGGCTGCATTCACGGCCACCAGGCCGGGGGACAACATCATGAAGTGGTTGGGGCCCAAGCAGCAGCGAGCCATTATTTTCAGCTGCACTCTCGTCCAGGTGGTGATCTGTGCCGCCTGGCTAATTGACGCCCCACCTTATCCAATTCGAAACACCAAATACGAAAGCTCAAAGATCATACTGGAGTGCAGCGTTGGGTCGAGTCTTGCATTCTGGTGCGTTTTAGGATACATTGGCCTCCAGGCGTGTCTCTGCTTTGTCCTGGCATTCCTGGCTCGAAAGTTGCCCGGAAACTTCAACGAGGCAAAGTACATCACCTTTAGTATGCTGATCTTCTCCGCTGTGTGGCTCGCTTTCGTCCCTGCTTACGTGAGCGCCCCCGGAAACTATGCAGGCGCAGTTGAGTCCTTCGCCATTTTGGCCTCCAGCTTTGGGttattgttttgtctgtttgccccaaaatgttacattattttGCTAAAgccagagaaaaatacaaagcagcACCTCATGGGTAAAGAAAAACgataa
- the LOC122832492 gene encoding extracellular calcium-sensing receptor → MMTMAFAVEEINNMSSLLPGVKLGYRLLDSCDNVHSGLRALFSLVTFSESAAGDEQMLGMRNTTNLTSEKAQTLLATQDDETPSCLSGSPIPAVIGLASSSPTRAVAQVLGSFNIPLVSYFATCTCLNDKHVYPSFLRTVPSDLFQVGGLVQLVTFLGWQWVGAIGTTDDYSQYGIQEFSSHFRHSGGCVAFHLTIPKSPTAAEIQDMADMLQISTANVVVVFAVEGQLLDLFLEGTLGFSFPGVNIPGLKEFLLNVRPSPEPGMEFINMFWEEQFGCRLRFGINADPKPVCTGSEDLSLTSSSYTDVSRVRISYSVYKAVFAIAHALHNLLNCGSAGINEGVCDKNTEFTAGQLLYHLKKGNFTNQFQERVYFDTNGEPVPLYDIINWQKDSKGKIRFVKVGGYDGSAPLGQRLKLNGSTIVWTGGRSQVPVSQCSAPCRPGNRQARRPGQPQCCFDCLPCADGEISNQTGSTECIKCPDSYWSDKDKVKCVAGVEEFLSFSETMGIVLVLLTSLGVVLTAIITAIFHRFRTTPIVKANNSEISFLLLLSLKLCFLCSLVFIGQPSVWTCMLRQAAFGISFVICLSCLLVKTVVVLLAFRANIPSSGGLKLFGPTQQRTMIFCTTTPQICLCVGWLLGAPPFPVRNPTYQASYGKIVLECKEPWPLGFYLLLSYIGLLAFVCLLLAFLGRKLPDTFNEAKLITFSMLIFWAVWICFIPAYVSSPGKFSVAVEIFAILASSFGLLLCIFVPKCYIILLHPERNIRKGMTGKYR, encoded by the exons ATGATGACGATGGCGTTTGCTGTGGAGGAAATAAACAACATGTCCAGCCTCCTACCTGGTGTCAAGCTCGGCTATCGCCTCTTGGACAGCTGTGATAACGTCCACAGCGGTCTGCGGGCCCTTTTCTCTTTAGTTACTTTCTCAGAGTCTGCGGCTGGTGATGAGCAAATGTTGGGAATGAGAAACACGACAAACCTGACAAGCGAAAAGGCGCAAACATTATTAGCAACACAGGATGATGAAACTCCCAGCTGTCTGTCTGGCTCTCCCATCCCTGCTGTCATTGGTCTCGCATCGTCTTCCCCTACAAGGGCTGTAGCTCAAGTTCTTGGCTCTTTCAACATCCCACTG GTGAGTTATTTTGCCACTTGCACCTGCCTTAACGACAAGCACGTGTATCCGTCATTTTTGCGGACTGTGCCTAGCGACCTTTTTCAAGTCGGAGGTCTCGTACAGCTGGTCACATTCTTAGGATGGCAGTGGGTGGGCGCCATAGGGACGACA GATGACTATAGTCAGTACGGCATACAGGAGTTCTCCAGCCACTTCAGACACAGCGGCGGCTGCGTGGCTTTTCACCTGACTATTCCGAAATCACCGACAGCGGCTGAGATTCAGGACATGGCGGACATGCTGCAGATTTCCACCGCAAACGTGGTGGTGGTTTTTGCGGTCGAGGGACAACTTTTGGATTTGTTCCTAGAA GGAACGCTCGGCTTCTCTTTCCCCGGAGTCAATATCCCTGGGTTGAAAGAGTTCCTCCTTAATGTCCGTCCGTCTCCCGAACCGGGAATGGAGTTCATCAACATGTTCTGGGAGGAGCAGTTTGGATGTCGGCTCCGGTTCG GTATAAATGCTGATCCAAAGCCTGTATGTACAGGCTCGGAAGACCTGAGTCTCACATCAAGCAGCTACACTGACGTATCTCGGGTCAGAATATCCTACAGTGTGTATAAGGCTGTGTTTGCCATTGCCCACGCTCTCCACAACTTACTTAACTGTGGCTCTGCAGGAATAAATGAGGGTGTgtgtgacaaaaacacagaattcaCTGCAGGACAG CTCCTGTACCATCTGAAGAAAGGAAATTTCACAAATCAGTTTCAGGAGAGAGTTTACTTTGACACTAACGGAGAGCCGGTCCCTTTATATGACATCATTAACTGGCAGAAGGACAGCAAGGGGAAAATCAG ATTTGTTAAAGTAGGAGGCTATGATGGTTCAGCTCCACTGGGGCAACGGCTGAAGTTAAATGGCAGCACTATTGTATGGACAGGAGGCCGGTCACAG GTGCCTGTTTCTCAGTGCAGCGCTCCATGTCGCCCCGGCAACCGACAGGCCAGACGTCCAGGACAACctcagtgttgctttgattgcCTGCCTTGTGCAGATGGAGAGATCAGCAACCAGACAG GCTCCACCGAGTGCATTAAATGCCCGGACTCCTACTGGTCCGACAAAGACAAGGTGAAATGCGTCGCCGGGGTTGAAGAGTTCCTGTCTTTCAGCGAGACCATGGGCATCGTCCTAGTTCTGCTGACCTCGCTTGGCGTCGTCCTGACAGCCATCATTACTGCGATCTTCCATCGTTTTCGCACCACGCCCATCGTCAAGGCCAACAACTCCGAAATAAGTTTCTTGCTTCTTCTGTCGCTGAAGCTTTGCTTCCTCTGTTCCCTGGTGTTCATTGGCCAGCCCTCGGTGTGGACGTGCATGCTGCGCCAGGCGGCGTTTGGGATTAGCTTTGTCATCTGCCTGTCCTGTCTCCTGGTTAAGACCGTTGTGGTTCTTTTGGCTTTTCGGGCGAACATACCGAGCTCCGGGGGTCTGAAACTGTTCGGTCCAACCCAACAGAGGACTATGATCTTCTGCACAACGACTCCTCAG ATTTGTCTGTGTGTTGGCTGGCTCTTGGGCGCGCCGCCATTCCCTGTCAGGAACCCCACATATCAAGCTTCATATGGAAAA ATCGTTTTGGAGTGTAAGGAGCCATGGCCGCTTGGGTTTTACCTGCTGCTAAGCTACATCGGCCTGCTCGCGTTTGTGTGCCTCCTGCTGGCGTTCCTCGGACGGAAGCTGCCAGACACCTTCAACGAAGCCAAGCTCATCACCTTCAGTATGCTGATTTTCTGGGCGGTGTGGATCTGTTTCATCCCAGCTTACGTCAGCTCGCCCGGAAAGTTCTCGGTAGCCGTGGAGATATTTGCAATATTAGCTTCCAGTTTTGGTCTTTTGTTGTGCATCTTTGTACCCAAATGTTACATAATTCTTCTCCACCCTGAAAGGAACATTAGAAAAGGTATGACTGgaaaatatagataa